From the Acinetobacter wanghuae genome, one window contains:
- a CDS encoding aliphatic sulfonate ABC transporter substrate-binding protein codes for MKRTFNTSKFALVSISVALFSGATFAAIPAELKLDYAYYAPTSLVVKEQKLLEKALPKTKIKWVFSQGSNRSLEYLNSGSTDFASTAGLAAVLSRANGSPIKTVYIQSQPEWTALLVHKDSTIKSLKDLKGKKIAATKGTDPFLFTLQALDTVGLGKRDVELVHLQHPDGKTALERKQVDAWAGLDPLMASAQVQSGAKLLYRNVSFNSYSVLSVKDQFAKQSPEAIEAVIKAYEQARHWAKENPGKLAELLARESKLPLAVAKLQISRTNLDQNTPSAKHIAALQKAGKILTEEDLVRKGTNVNQVVTQLFDAKYAAKVVQ; via the coding sequence ATGAAGCGAACGTTTAACACTTCAAAATTTGCCTTAGTTTCTATCTCTGTTGCTCTGTTCAGTGGCGCTACTTTCGCTGCGATTCCCGCTGAACTCAAACTCGATTATGCCTACTATGCACCGACAAGCTTAGTGGTCAAAGAACAAAAACTTCTCGAAAAAGCGTTACCTAAAACCAAAATCAAATGGGTATTCAGCCAAGGTAGCAATCGTTCACTTGAATATCTGAACAGCGGTAGTACGGACTTTGCATCAACCGCAGGATTGGCTGCCGTGTTAAGCCGTGCCAATGGTAGCCCAATTAAAACCGTATATATCCAAAGCCAACCAGAATGGACAGCATTACTGGTACACAAAGACTCGACCATTAAATCCCTCAAAGATTTAAAAGGTAAAAAGATTGCAGCGACGAAAGGGACTGATCCATTCTTATTTACCCTTCAAGCTTTGGATACAGTGGGCTTAGGGAAACGCGATGTTGAATTGGTTCATTTGCAACATCCTGACGGCAAAACAGCACTTGAACGCAAACAAGTCGATGCTTGGGCAGGTCTTGATCCATTAATGGCATCTGCGCAAGTTCAATCAGGTGCAAAACTCCTGTATCGCAATGTCAGTTTTAATTCATATAGCGTGCTCAGTGTGAAAGATCAGTTCGCAAAGCAAAGCCCTGAAGCCATCGAAGCGGTGATTAAGGCATATGAGCAAGCGCGTCACTGGGCAAAAGAGAATCCCGGTAAATTAGCCGAACTCTTGGCACGTGAGTCTAAACTTCCTCTTGCCGTGGCAAAGCTACAAATTAGCCGTACCAATCTTGATCAGAATACCCCAAGCGCCAAACATATTGCGGCATTACAAAAAGCCGGCAAGATTTTGACTGAAGAAGATTTGGTACGTAAAGGGACCAATGTCAATCAAGTCGTGACGCAACTCTTTGATGCAAAATATGCAGCCAAGGTTGTTCAATAA
- a CDS encoding ABC1 kinase family protein, with protein MKNNIFLDGLRSVARVGETAVIAAKAGIKYATEKPSNARLMRETFEDLGSTYIKLGQFIASTPSLFPREFVEEFQGCLDQTPSLPFSYVQQVLASEFAERNLDEIFASIDEKPLGSASIAQVHAAKLVSGEDVVIKVQKPGVETILYTDLNVLHWSAKLLEKAVPKVKFASLADIVDEIKTRMVREVDFIEEAKNLDDFVNYLNVTNNQAAIAPKVYHQYSTRRVLTMQRLYGVPLTDFDVVKKVSKDPSQVLITAMNTWFGSLMMCESFHADLHAGNLMLLEDGRVGFIDFGIVGQLNPQVWTACIAFMDALQNTNYDLMAENMLKMGMTDVAIDTNVLSADLERLFSGVLMADPQELLSSNPADLNDIMMDMVAVGERHGIRFPRDFALLFKQMLYFDRFMRILAPYTDIYADQRLQMIQDLDPNVLLKH; from the coding sequence ATGAAAAATAATATCTTCCTAGATGGATTGCGTTCTGTAGCGCGGGTGGGTGAAACTGCCGTCATTGCTGCAAAAGCAGGCATTAAGTACGCCACCGAAAAACCAAGCAATGCACGTTTAATGCGTGAAACGTTTGAAGACTTAGGTTCAACCTACATCAAACTTGGACAATTTATTGCCAGTACGCCGTCGTTGTTTCCACGTGAGTTCGTGGAAGAATTCCAAGGTTGTTTAGATCAAACACCAAGCTTACCGTTTAGTTATGTCCAACAAGTTTTGGCGTCTGAGTTTGCAGAGCGTAATTTGGATGAGATTTTTGCTTCCATTGATGAAAAACCGTTAGGTTCTGCATCCATTGCGCAAGTGCATGCAGCGAAATTGGTGAGCGGTGAAGACGTTGTCATTAAAGTTCAAAAGCCAGGTGTTGAAACGATTCTTTATACCGATTTAAACGTGTTGCATTGGTCAGCAAAATTGCTTGAAAAGGCTGTACCGAAAGTTAAATTTGCGTCTTTAGCTGATATTGTCGATGAAATCAAAACCCGTATGGTGCGTGAAGTTGATTTTATCGAAGAAGCCAAAAACCTAGATGATTTCGTCAATTATTTAAATGTGACCAATAACCAGGCAGCCATAGCCCCAAAAGTTTATCATCAATATTCAACCCGTCGTGTACTCACCATGCAGCGTTTGTATGGCGTACCATTAACTGATTTTGATGTGGTCAAAAAGGTTTCTAAAGATCCATCGCAAGTTTTAATTACAGCGATGAACACATGGTTTGGCAGCCTCATGATGTGTGAAAGTTTCCATGCTGACTTGCATGCAGGAAACCTGATGTTGCTTGAAGATGGTCGTGTTGGCTTCATTGATTTTGGTATTGTTGGGCAGTTAAATCCTCAAGTATGGACAGCATGTATTGCATTTATGGATGCCTTACAAAATACCAATTACGATTTAATGGCTGAAAACATGCTGAAAATGGGCATGACGGATGTCGCGATTGATACCAACGTGTTATCTGCGGATTTAGAGCGTTTGTTTAGTGGTGTGCTCATGGCTGACCCGCAAGAATTGCTCAGCTCAAACCCTGCGGATTTGAACGACATTATGATGGATATGGTGGCAGTGGGTGAACGTCATGGTATTCGTTTCCCACGTGATTTTGCGCTGCTATTTAAACAAATGCTGTATTTTGATCGTTTCATGCGTATCTTGGCGCCGTATACCGATATCTATGCGGATCAACGTTTACAGATGATTCAGGATCTTGATCCGAATGTGTTGTTAAAGCATTAA
- a CDS encoding pyridoxamine 5'-phosphate oxidase family protein, whose translation MTEQNTTHQEREKLWELIKDVRFCMISHQTNAQDIHAQPMTMLNSEKLDESENLYFLLKDSNDIVTAIQAGHKQIGLAFSKPSDDIYVSISAHGSISTDQALIEKLWNPWAENWFDGKDDPTVRVLVAKAISAEYWNVTDNKVTSLFKVLKANVTGKTEEPNSEHQKLEL comes from the coding sequence ATGACAGAACAAAATACAACGCATCAAGAACGTGAAAAATTATGGGAACTGATTAAAGACGTACGCTTTTGCATGATTAGCCATCAAACCAATGCGCAAGACATTCATGCTCAGCCGATGACGATGCTCAATTCAGAAAAGTTAGATGAAAGTGAAAATCTGTATTTCCTTCTAAAAGACAGTAATGACATTGTCACTGCAATTCAGGCGGGACATAAGCAAATTGGTTTAGCCTTCTCTAAGCCATCGGATGATATTTATGTCTCAATTAGCGCACATGGCAGTATTAGCACCGATCAAGCACTGATTGAAAAACTTTGGAATCCTTGGGCAGAAAATTGGTTCGATGGCAAAGACGACCCCACTGTGCGTGTATTGGTCGCCAAAGCCATTAGCGCAGAATATTGGAATGTCACTGATAATAAAGTGACCAGTTTGTTTAAAGTACTAAAAGCCAATGTCACCGGCAAAACTGAAGAACCAAATAGTGAACATCAAAAGTTAGAACTGTAG
- a CDS encoding ABC transporter permease: protein MSLSEKISKQLVLDAQQKSAVPSKIISVLKALTLPCILIVLCEILVRNGTIEPYLLPAPSSLLQSFKELLEADLWQHIWASSWRVFLGFAIGSGLGLIFAILVGLNKQAEAFLEPSFSAIKSIPSLAWIPLLLLWLGIDESSKITLIAIGAFFPTYTNTVAAIQGVDRKLIEVAKVYRLKYWQQIQQIVLPAASPGILTGLRNSLSLSWMFMIAAELIAATQGIGYLLSDGRETSRPDIVIIAIILLAILGKLTDSLVKILEVYLLRWRDVIKPK from the coding sequence ATGAGCCTGTCAGAAAAAATATCGAAACAACTGGTTCTAGATGCACAGCAAAAATCTGCCGTGCCTTCTAAAATCATTTCAGTGCTGAAGGCGTTAACACTACCCTGTATTTTAATTGTTTTATGCGAAATACTGGTTCGTAATGGCACAATTGAACCTTATTTACTGCCTGCACCGAGTAGCTTATTACAATCCTTTAAGGAGCTGCTTGAAGCGGATCTGTGGCAACATATTTGGGCAAGCAGTTGGCGTGTGTTTCTCGGTTTTGCTATTGGCAGTGGCCTAGGCTTAATCTTTGCCATTTTGGTCGGTTTAAATAAACAAGCAGAAGCATTTCTTGAACCGAGTTTTTCTGCAATTAAATCTATTCCAAGTTTGGCATGGATTCCGCTTTTGTTACTTTGGCTTGGGATTGATGAATCTTCAAAAATCACTCTGATTGCGATTGGTGCATTCTTTCCAACCTATACCAATACCGTTGCCGCGATTCAGGGCGTTGACCGTAAACTGATTGAAGTCGCTAAAGTCTATCGCTTGAAATATTGGCAACAGATTCAACAGATTGTATTGCCTGCGGCATCACCGGGCATTTTAACGGGTTTACGTAACAGCCTGAGTTTGTCTTGGATGTTTATGATTGCAGCCGAACTGATTGCAGCAACGCAAGGAATTGGTTATTTACTCAGTGATGGTCGCGAAACTTCACGTCCTGATATTGTCATTATTGCGATTATTCTCTTGGCTATTTTAGGTAAGCTCACCGACAGTTTAGTCAAAATATTGGAAGTGTATTTACTGCGTTGGCGTGATGTCATTAAACCTAAGTAA
- a CDS encoding SDR family NAD(P)-dependent oxidoreductase: protein MDIQNKVFVITGGASGLGAASARYLCAHAARVVLVDMNEALGQALAQELGENAQFNQLDVTQEAEVAAFFQNLKQSHGQLNGLINCAGIAPSAKVLGREGLHDLAMFQRTLDINVSGTFNMLRHAAELIAQYELKADEEERGVIINTASVAAFDGQIGQAAYAASKGAVVAMTLPLARELAKNAIRVMTIAPGIMETPMLKGLPQNVQDSLGQMVPFPSRLAKPSEYASLVVHIIENSYLNGEVIRLDGAIRMAAK, encoded by the coding sequence ATGGATATTCAAAATAAAGTATTTGTGATCACTGGTGGGGCCTCCGGTTTAGGTGCAGCATCGGCACGCTATTTATGTGCGCATGCTGCACGCGTGGTTTTGGTGGATATGAATGAAGCGTTAGGTCAGGCATTGGCACAAGAGTTAGGTGAAAATGCGCAATTTAATCAGTTGGACGTGACTCAAGAAGCAGAGGTTGCCGCTTTTTTTCAGAATTTAAAGCAATCTCACGGTCAATTGAATGGCTTGATTAACTGTGCGGGAATCGCACCTTCTGCCAAAGTGCTTGGACGTGAAGGACTACATGATTTAGCAATGTTCCAACGTACACTTGATATTAACGTCAGTGGCACATTTAATATGCTCAGACATGCTGCCGAACTCATAGCGCAATATGAATTAAAAGCAGATGAAGAAGAACGAGGTGTGATTATCAATACAGCATCGGTTGCTGCCTTTGATGGACAAATTGGGCAGGCGGCTTATGCGGCATCAAAAGGTGCTGTGGTTGCCATGACTTTGCCTTTAGCGCGTGAATTGGCAAAAAATGCAATCCGTGTAATGACCATTGCCCCCGGTATTATGGAAACCCCGATGTTGAAAGGTTTACCGCAAAATGTACAAGACTCACTCGGACAAATGGTGCCATTTCCATCACGCCTAGCAAAACCTAGTGAGTATGCAAGCTTAGTAGTGCATATTATTGAAAATTCATACTTAAATGGGGAAGTCATTCGTTTAGATGGTGCGATTCGTATGGCAGCAAAATAA